In Accipiter gentilis unplaced genomic scaffold, bAccGen1.1, whole genome shotgun sequence, the genomic stretch tctttctgctctgtcttcttgagctcttggggaatgttaagtggttaaaacgtaacacaacacatgggtattcaaatgcatttgtctcttgtttctctgtgcagtctgatgaatatcatgacacaaaatgactcattccttgtattgcaaataactaattcttgttcctcagatgcagccgtcctagacaggtagtatgtttcaccggaactgttgacccaagtggaaaaaacagtcttctcggttctagctagcagtcaggataaactactgtgtagcagggtttttttctgaatctacccattgatccaataagatattctttttccttaccgtatttgtacctcttgttatcctcaggatgctagagcttcagctctactgttagaaagaaaaagagagaaaacatgatgctgctaatgggctttgcctctcaggagggtgaacgagcctgtgaagggttttctttctgcacacttttgagcctgacacctctcatgcaggaatgttctctattctggagagtttttgctcaaagcagagctggcttctgcccaggcactaagttttccaagcgggaagggtctaggggtgcgtggctttaaatagctgcctggatccgcatcatagcttgtgatttcataatggtccctattgtgtctctggagttggtgcacactgggtgccacttagctcctcccgtgagggctactccatcagtccctggggaatcgggcccctgactgacctggaggttcagttgtccccaaaacccagtgactgacgtgaggatgaacccaaacgggcgttacaaaatgacacttctggaagagttacaggtagcgcggccggggctcaaaagtgcagttttgtgggttggggtttttttttccattttggaaatcacttttttagacaggaacctcaagaacaaagcgggaggtgggttttttttttgtctgaaacactcatccctctcctgctgtattaaatacgtccagactctcgtgttatacagtacaggtgatgttatgggctgttttatttgcgtatgggaagaaaaacctcctacaagtccgtggttttagggctgtgcctgaaggaggaggaggcacgcagaggcgtgatggctcgtggactcgcatggatgcaggggtgggtgatgtctgggaggacgtaagggagctctccacccccagccccaacttttcccttcttgtcattgctaaacagagacatgacgaggaggcagtgattgaccggggaagaaggagcaacgctgtcagtatttgctatgagaaggaggagttggaaggtgagtctctgctgagatcctggtggaggagccactagcccagcgcgttttcccattgcacaaagtctctccagtgtgccttgttgggtgtcaaatcatgtgcagcgaaacgtgccgcgcttctcaataaagcaacacagttattgtcacattttttactattatggctttttaaacggagggaaaaagcctcccgggaggccacggtgtgagttgtagccacggggcttgataattcacggctttttttctcgcagaggttgctcctggcttggagaggtcaggagaatcatttcagggctgcagacacggggctgtgattttctttttttgttctggagttcattgcaatgggactgatttgatcgtctcttgtcgcctcgtgccatacagagcttttgaaaataattagctcgtgttgctgcttaatgagcaagtctgagtgttgtccagccgaagctggaatttgagaagaggtccgatactttcagggcacttttagatgacccggagccaacacttgttgttgctgtgttgttgcaaagctcgagtaaaataggcttggaaaaaaggacgtccagtgaaaataacattaagggaagctggcgttgctcctgggattgaactgtggcttagcaaggcaccggccacctcaactattgccgcaatgccgagagcgctgcaaaaaacgctgctttttcgcaggccaccggaccctgtacgtgggcgcgcagatgccactggttaggcagagccaccggcatcaccgacgccacagccagaagcatcaggaaggggaacgggagaaggagtctgccccgacagagcagggctaccactgtaagtcccaccgcggcattcgctaaactgggggcaacgtgggcactggggccttctgcaagcacgtccccgtggctagtttgagtgagttgctgttcttccgagggaaagtggccttattgagcaacaccctctttttcccaagttttactttctttttttttttttttcttttttttttctttttttttgtttttttaagtgcagttaaatgcataatgggtttaggctcgtcttccttagagggatcctggctttaaaaatggcaatgtggggaaggaaagcagcccatccttatgcagaggtggaccagatgcttctccttcttcacggctctgtgcaagcccagagagacgcagaggagaggggccagcccagtgtttatggctgcactggtgctgatggccactttgcacgtgagggtgacaagctgtgttcaggcgcagtaacgggatgggtctttgccttctgcccccaggctccccgtcccagcgggtgcagttcattctcaggaccaaggaggacgagcagcacatccctcaccacttgttctccgagctggatgagatctgtgtaaaagagggccgagatgccgagtggaaggaaacggcaaggtaaatccctgctgctttggctgcggtgggagaggagtccccgcactggcagcgcccgtgggctctgctttctcctctccaggacgcgaagcttttgcagctgcaggtggcggcacgaggagccttctcctcttgccaccccgtggctctgtcaaaggggctgcagagctggggctgttttcgtgcaatggggctgatcgcacccgatgtccgcaggtggctgaagtttgaggaggacgtggaagacggcggcgagcgctggagcaagccctacgttggcacgctgtccttgcacagcctctccgagctgaggagctgcatcagcaatgggtcggtgctgctggacgtttgtgccaacagcatcgaagagattgcaggtaccgtgggcactgcatctctccgggaatggccgagctcagctcaccacggtgctcttcactcccaaatcaaaccctgccccaatggcacgtccttttccagaagtgccactgtgtttttctcatgagctgtttttggatgtagactgggcgtgcaacagtcgcactgtttttttattccaatatggggtccttttgaaagcagtttgtggagttggagaagccactagagaatattctgcagccaaaaaggagtgtgtgtcagggcttagcaggctgctcttagaaatacggagtctgcgtaagagctgaaccaccttaaaggaactatttcttacaagctgtttcctcgcattctttgttttacttttgccttaacatccagcatttaagagttttaaggcagagtttctctggcgatgaccaagcagtgtatttctgtggggaagatacttgaagttaattgcaaaagccactttggagaagttatctttgactggcagcaggtctccattcagccctttcaagggctggagaagtcggagccgttcttagcatgtttctccctgggctcagcaaattgcactcgatcagcacgggaaactgggaacgtctgtgctatagattgcttataatttgggtaaacgtgtagagtcagaaaggccaggtcgggcaagaaaattgcattatttagaatgggaaatatttatcttagcggaatgatgaataagcacttggatgatgtttcttagcaaaagaaaattctcgttttcactgcaaaggctgaacattattaaaaggccttgctatgcaaggctgagcgggcattagggtgcagcctgtgtggcacagccttccctgggggctttgggggtcgggacttgttggggtttctgctctgatggctttgtttccctttgccatcctcagatatgatcctggcccagcaagaacagtccacggagtttgacgagcacgtgcgggcgcaagttcgagaagtccttctgaggaagcaccaccatcagaacgagaagacaaccaaccttctccccgctgtctgctcgtttgctgatgtgagcaagaggcagtcggacctgcacctcctctacaagccaggtgagggtttctgcagggctgtggccccattagacttgcccaggcaaaggagaagcgtcccagttgctccttgtccatctttctgagtgtctttctttttcctaccagcccaaacaatcaccccttgtccttctcccaccgctgcggaagctaaagatggggtgacccgtgagagcagagctatggatttaagcaaggtgagacactcgtagctttcttaacgcctttagggccagatttgctcttgcagagtgtgctgcagagcgctgtgggctttgcttttggggtaattgcctgaaaatcgcttgtcgtgcccaggcggagctgcacttgatgaagaaaattcccaccggggctgaagcatccaacgtgctcgtaggagagctggatttccttcaccagcccatcgtggcatttgtccgcctgagcccggctgtcctcctctcaggcatgacggaagttcccatcccaacaaggtgcgaatgagaagcgcaaatttcttccgtaaaaaagacacccaaccaaacatcaagttgcaggcatcagtttggtgtcccaagggaacaaggctagtgggagggggagcaagcacgtttcccccacccacgtctcctcgccttcatttctccattccctgctgtagcttttaaacccatcggccaattgtaatgaaagttggcccccaaattacatttgccgtctgttttgaagaatttcaaattcatcgcggcatcgctgagcctacgtgtcccgtcttgagccacgctctgggctgggagctgccagggctttccttgggtgctcttggagcaaagacaccttcttctctctctcattttctttttcttgcccaggttcctgtttgttttgcttggaccagaaggaaaagcccatcagtaccatgagatcggcaggtccatggccactatcatgacggatgaggtgcgacaagatgagatagctccgggtcatttttgcctttcttcagctctccctgtctctgaagtagtgaggaagaggatttgctgtcccagctgcccgcagctctccaaatagcccagccctctttctcaccccaaagcaaacacgcagatttgcatcaccccacatcctggaggctgaaatcccgcccggggtgcatcctgcacctcatccttctcgccagggtccccagcacgctgtccccagtggtggcattgccagggccagtaaaacttctcttgctctttaagcagaagggtatggtgtgccatgggggacgggggcctcgtgggggagatgattacaagtgccgtgatgcgcagatttttccttttgggggaatatttcctgccctttccagcagggaattttggtgaaaaagccttgcgtttagccaagagcttattgcactggttaggacatccgagctgggttgtcctctcaccaggttgtcttctattggcaggttttccgtgacgttgcctataaagccaagaacggggctgacctcgtggctggcatcgacgagtttctggatcaggtcacggtcttgccgccaggagagtgggatccatcaatccgaatcgagcccccgaaaaacgtcccttcgcaggtgggtgccacatcggcgggaggcatgagggggatgggcaggatggctggggatgctgttcaggggcccaaattcacaaggtcccactctgacacagtcacagagccagaccagaagcaaaacaagccagtggttacaagtccatagctttatctcacttccattttaacaggaaaaaaggaagatgccaggagctcttgatgacagtgcttctcacagcacgctggagaaacacagtgggcctgaactgcagcggacgggaaggtgggagctgtaatagtttggggtttttttctgtttgcctctcaaatctgagcatgcaccttcccttctagcaggtctttggggttagctggttcagtgaaggggctccacattgccagcttggtcccctgggctgggcaggggggagatctgggcagctgggctcagccccaaccatcaccgttgcacgcaggttttcttgatttgggctgaaggagagtgcttctttttagccacgaaagttactctatgcttgtgattgcccttctgcagcaaagcaaagtcgacgtgttcctccaagagaacagactctcttctttttccttcctgcaggctctttggaggtttgaccctggacgtgaagcggaaagccccgtggttctggagcgacttccgggatggtctgagcctgcagtgcctggcgtccttcctcttcctctactgtgcctgcatgtcccctgtcatcacctttgggggactgctgggggaggcgaccaatggccacatagtgagcacctctctctgttgggggggatgggggagggtaaaactcaggccaaagtccctgctgcagtgaaccggctttggtttttgtttctccctaacgatttatttactcacggccgcctctcttccccggacagagtgccatggagtcgctgctgggcgcgtccatggccggcgtggtgtattgcctctttgccggccaacctctcaccatcctcggcagcaccggacccgtcctggtgtttgagaagatcctctacaaattctgcaagtaaggcaggctgccgcagctgggtgctgcgagagccttcagaagggggcagtgatggagaaaagatgcttttcttttctttttcttaggggtagttgctagattttagtgacagtccttttgttgcgatggctttgatgggagataaaccacccttattgccataaggtttattattaagccccagcttgctggcagcaggtgactgggtgcaaacccagctggtttcagtgttagggcgtcagggtgatgtgggagaacaccacctggcccaagagggacctgacctcaagcagcctccaaggtgttaacacgagatccgtgttaaacagtggtaactaaataattggcctctcctgctgtgggtctacaccctgcaccacagccccgaggctctctgtagtagtacatggaaactgcatttcccatccgcagccttgacacgctccaaaattgctccccgttttccccaaaggcaggcatggctcagggcctcttgctggcctttccagcctttgtttcattctgctttcccagggaatacacgctctcctatctgtctctgcgggcgtgcattgggctgtggaccgccttcttgtgcatagtgctggtggccaccgacgccagctgtttggtgtgctacgtcacccgcttcacggaagaagcctttgcctccctcatctgcatcatcttcatctacgaggctctggagaagctgagtcacctgcgagacacctaccctgtgcacatgcacagcaagctggacttcctcaccagctactagtgggtttttttccccctgagaaagctgctgccccttggcaggagctccgggctgcacctccatcacctttcccttacccctgtcttggcttctctcctcccagctgtaagtgtgaggcaccgacccatcccagcaacgaaacgctgcgtttctgggcgagcaacaagatcaacgtgtctggcatcgcctgggaaaacctcacggtgaccgtaagtgccccgagccactgcttcctcgtgccgcgtccatggggtccaggggcatttgcctggtgcaaaagtcagagcccttcagggaatgatgggcttcaaactgtgctagtgctgctcggaaaagtccttgcctaaatgtagcgtgtggttttaagccgcttggtcctggggaggagagtccaccttgtccagtctaccccaacgttgtgggtagcaagtgtccccgtcaagcctgttgcaggacagtatttctgactgggaggaaggttaagtagtgggtggtttgattattgtagaagttgtaggacttaagttcatgcttgaaaggtagtagctggcctccttaatgggttcctagtaactccaggccttgctttctcgttcagtgctgtctgtaggtacgtgcataaatttgcttgtctgagcagcctctcaggctgttgttgccggaagcagagcccgggcctagggcagcaggctcttatggtggccttcatcccctcttggccaggttctgcaagacctcccctggggagggacgatctgtctcttctcctcctttcctaccatggttgtctttagccctccttccctcttccctctctctctatccccaagagtttccagtgtttccttcccctctggtgtcttctttagccacgattgctcgaatggcaggcagaggatgtgccaagggtgcgtggtatggtgtcccctcacatctcatttctccgctgtgtagttcaatgtgtcacttgttcagctgctgctgctcattaaatataaatctctattggcaggagcagttacagggtcgtggatcttggaccaagatcctcaaaaccccctagctatgcgaggtttccctgccgcacgtgcactgcctttgtgtcctgacgctctgtttctccaggaatgtcggtatttgcgtggggagtttcaaggacctgcctgtggacgcgacggcccctacacccctgacgtgttcttctggtgctgcatcctcttcttcgccacctttgccctgtcaagcttcttgaagaagtttaaaaccagccgctactttccaaccagagtaagtagaagatggtggccagtgtccatctccacactcatttcccaaaatggctttcctggagcactaagcagtatttgccctgccttggtcaagctgggaaacgttggccttgcaggccaagctctccaagagcttggatgtcccgcactcatttccatgagtgcaaaatcatcgtagcatttcccacatgcctcgtgacctgccccagattgaagattttggggggttgatttattttatttttatttttttttctcctcaggtagtaggaagtcaggtttcccaaagttttgggggttggggttgggggattttttccctaccttctgtgcattatgtgctcgagcggaaagtagattcgaatgaggagcttccttttgaggactaaaggatgcctcagtgccttgttgccattgtagctgtgagtgtagctgtagtgtcagacatgtgttttcttatttttaatattattattattatttttaggttttgacttaaaccaacccttgtccgcctaattaagctttttttattgtctgaccccagatctcacagggacaaacacagcagcagtatctaagcaagggatcaggctgcatgtgctcagaggggtggtgggatttggttaagcagccttaatgttgtggatgtctgcaactcttgcatctcgcgttacggccctgtttgccatgcccctctcacctctggtttctcgccccaggtacggtccacagtgagcgactttgctgttttcctcaccatcgtcatcatggtgctccttgactttgtggttgggatcccatcaccgaagctccaggtcccccatgcgttcaaggtaacgggatgttttggcacgtgggggtgccacaaggtgatgccggggcagggcagggctgagtctggaggagatgctggtggtgtgaccatctcctcttccacctccaagtgccttgcttcctcctggaaacgagaagatggccccaaaactagatacctacaggggaagtatctagaggtgcttgcaaagaggagactggcactgctgaagcccccgggagagggggacatgaagccagggctgggaggtgctctgacacagggagggaggggaaaatgaaagccagtggagtgcctgggctgggagacgatgctgatgcgtgggctttgttgcagcctaccagagacgaccgtgggtggttcatcaaccccataggacccaacccttggtggacggtgttggctgcgctcatcccagctctgctctgcaccatcttgatatttatggaccagcagatcagtgccgttattgtgaacaggaaggagcacaagctgaaggtaagggcctgtgagggatgaccccagccccttctgggctgcaggtctggggagaagctcttattcccgatgctttctgaaggcattggtttgggacaaggtcaggctgcgtggcaggatgctctcctggattaacgatgatgcagggagcaagtgacagggcagttcagatgagcaaccttttggaggagcaaattaatcttggagcaatagagaagtgcgtttttgttttaaaatggcagcagcagcaggtgtggggaatgaattgttttgatgcgctgccagggataactcagagtcacaccttccatccaagtggtacagttttctttgtgagtagaaaaaatggtttggtggttttgggttgtgggttgttgtattttggagaagtatttatcgcacaagctctgcatatccattgtttctgaactcctgccagattttcatgccaggtgcttgtgcaaagcctgcatacacgcttgcttgtttccatttcttgttttgaattctgaagaagttgacttgtgctcgagcagggtttgagtctgacttgcgacgttatccttgctcttgtgctatgggatgctctgtttcttgttttcctgcctgcagaaaggatgcgggtaccacctggacctttttgtggtggctgtgatgctcggggtgtgctctgtgatggggctgccctggtttgtggctgcgaccgtcctgtccatcacccacgtgaatagcctcaaagtagagtctgactgctcagctccaggagaacaacccaagtttctggggatacgagagcagagagtcactggcttgctgatctttgtgctcatgggctgctccgtcttcttcacttctgtgttaaaggtgagaggaaaatgcaaaccacccaacaaccgcgagcttgttggaggttacagcaaaacagtcccctctctgcaggcctgagtagttagttgtggagcggaggaggaggaggtatcccaacccttggggcttgacccacggtgggaaccagcctcggttaggctttgcagcccttcaggcccccgtttggtgtgctcgaggcgagcaagcaacgcaactgcttgaatttttgggtgtctttcaggcccgcccatgtttatgggttacagttgagcatattcagaccagcacatctgctgtctttcaaacaggcagccctttactggctgcaatttgctccccaaatgcccgggagcagccgttcccaggagctaaacacactgaggtcatccccgtgggcttccttgaacgttcctcccacaaagtaatcttgtctctaggctaaaaggaggcctgtggcctttgcctgttgccccaagaataggcagaagtgtttcttctaccgccagagaatgcggcatagggtagcacgggtgaaatcgcctgttttcctccaacctttctggaaaataggattattctgaggagaggtaactcccaagttcagcctaaagcagagccttagctcactcgtgcgcacaaaatggcaaaaaaatggttaaaatctgacccatctctaagcctgaatggaagctggaaagcttcaagcaattttaggcagtgcctgtggaagagggtggtaatactgaaaatgcaatacagaaaaagaaacgattgcattcttacttttttttttcttcccccccccccagtttataccaatgcctgtgctttatggcgtctttctctacatgggtgtgtcgtcactcagaggaattcaggtacggactcttttacagcgtgcagcatgttggctccctggtattttgtctctgtagcagcagggaaaaaagcagtggcatgggaaaaacttctcgcagagcaagcaatgaaactcttttgtgtaaaaaagagattggtggaggtacaggaggtatatggggctgggaggaccaggcaagttcagcgctctctgttgcagggtttagggcaggtcagtgtttggttacgtgaaaagcgggggaatttggtgcaaagggaaggcagtttctaccactggtggaaatcctcgcggggggattcagtgggccgagaaatgctaataatggaatggcatggaatagttgccgtttggtgggcagctctcaggggcaagccggttgctagatggagcgaagggaaaatgggtgctgctcccaggaggaatgcggtgggatccaggatttctgacggcaagcgagatgctgcaaagtgcctccacgtctcgagagggccagaaacttgccgcagtcccaaggtggcaacctttcccttttatttcgcagttctttgatcgcttgaagctgttttggatgccggcgaaacaccagccggatttcatctacctgcggcacgtgcccttgcgaaaggtgcatttcttcacggcgatccagctgacctgcctcgtcctgctctggaccatcaaggtgtcccgtgccgccatcatctttcccatgatggtaagagctgccaccgctcagcagcggggtgtttgcagtgttggagtgagaggtggcatcgtctctgag encodes the following:
- the LOC126036792 gene encoding electroneutral sodium bicarbonate exchanger 1-like gives rise to the protein MPLVRQSHRHHRRHSQKHQEGEREKESAPTEQGYHCKSHRSPSQRVQFILRTKEDEQHIPHHLFSELDEICVKEGRDAEWKETARWLKFEEDVEDGGERWSKPYVGTLSLHSLSELRSCISNGSVLLDVCANSIEEIADMILAQQEQSTEFDEHVRAQVREVLLRKHHHQNEKTTNLLPAVCSFADVSKRQSDLHLLYKPAQTITPCPSPTAAEAKDGVTRESRAMDLSKAELHLMKKIPTGAEASNVLVGELDFLHQPIVAFVRLSPAVLLSGMTEVPIPTRFLFVLLGPEGKAHQYHEIGRSMATIMTDEVFRDVAYKAKNGADLVAGIDEFLDQVTVLPPGEWDPSIRIEPPKNVPSQEKRKMPGALDDSASHSTLEKHSGPELQRTGRLFGGLTLDVKRKAPWFWSDFRDGLSLQCLASFLFLYCACMSPVITFGGLLGEATNGHISAMESLLGASMAGVVYCLFAGQPLTILGSTGPVLVFEKILYKFCKEYTLSYLSLRACIGLWTAFLCIVLVATDASCLVCYVTRFTEEAFASLICIIFIYEALEKLSHLRDTYPVHMHSKLDFLTSYYCKCEAPTHPSNETLRFWASNKINVSGIAWENLTVTECRYLRGEFQGPACGRDGPYTPDVFFWCCILFFATFALSSFLKKFKTSRYFPTRVRSTVSDFAVFLTIVIMVLLDFVVGIPSPKLQVPHAFKPTRDDRGWFINPIGPNPWWTVLAALIPALLCTILIFMDQQISAVIVNRKEHKLKKGCGYHLDLFVVAVMLGVCSVMGLPWFVAATVLSITHVNSLKVESDCSAPGEQPKFLGIREQRVTGLLIFVLMGCSVFFTSVLKFIPMPVLYGVFLYMGVSSLRGIQFFDRLKLFWMPAKHQPDFIYLRHVPLRKVHFFTAIQLTCLVLLWTIKVSRAAIIFPMMVLALVFVRKAMDFCFSKRELSFLDDLMPERKKKLDDARNEAGEEEEESRRVMEAAAAASSVQLNVGKTSDVDIPKQSSDRTDPSEIVILDEMSQMTVWKALTLKTETL